The Eublepharis macularius isolate TG4126 chromosome 8, MPM_Emac_v1.0, whole genome shotgun sequence genome contains a region encoding:
- the TMEM175 gene encoding endosomal/lysosomal proton channel TMEM175 isoform X1, which yields MAEAGEAAAGPSPPPPPLLLGRARALGELGGGTQASQRLLAYSDALLSIIATVMILPVAHTKIHPDQKLNESVQQLLATKIAVYLMTFLIVTVAWAAHVRLFQVIELIDDVLALLNLACMMLITFLPYTFSLMASFPDVPFGIFMFSSCAVIIGIVQAVIVMYGFHHPYLLNHQIQVSEDQAFYKYHILKIILRGPTLSFFAAIFSFFFVPMSYVFLGLITFFPHIHHLTKWFKSKAVGAEEEVPLESFTFYLNEPLSKERVEAFTDGVYAIVATLLILDICEDNVPDAKEVKEKYHGNLISALNEYGPNFLAYFGSFVTVGLLWFVHHSLFLHVTKTTRLMGLLNNLSLAFIGGLPLAYQLTSNFAKKSHNEIEAIQVSCVTIFFASIFQFGIWVAALFYERETLHPYARYGGKEHAFMFAKLALYPCVCLLAFFLTCVLSELSADIFHLMQIIVPFAFLVLRIFVRIALMTIKHVTSLSRRRDNVLEEEEEACLSPPETLS from the exons ATGGCCGAAGCCGGCGAGGCCGCGGCTGGcccctcgccgccgccgccgcccctgcTCCTCGGCCGGGCCCGGGCGCTGGGCGAGCTGGGCGGCGGCACTCAGGCCTCGCAGCGGCTCCTGGCCTATAGCGACGCGCTGCTCTCCATCATCGCCACCGTCATG ATTTTGCCAGTGGCTCATACAAAAATACATCCTGATCAG aaactcAATGAAAGCGTTCAGCAGCTCCTAGCCACCAAAATTGCTGTTTATCTGATGACATTTTTAATAGTGACAGTGGCTTGGGCGGCTCACGTCAG ACTTTTCCAAGTGATTGAACTCATAGATGATGTCCTTGCACTTTTAAATTTG GCCTGCATGATGCTGATTACGTTTTTGCCATACACG TTCTCCTTAATGGCCTCCTTTCCAGATGTCCCATTTGGCATTTTCATGTTTAGTAGCTGTGCTGTTATAATCGGCATTGTTCAG GCCGTCATTGTCATGTATGGGTTCCATCACCCATATCTACTTAATCACCAAATTCAAGTGTCTGAAGACCAAGCGTTTTATAAGTATCATATCTTGAAGATTATACTACGAGGACCAACACTtagcttttttgctgccatcttCTCATTCTTCTTTGTCCCGATG TCTTACGTGTTCCTAGGTCTCATTACATTTTTCCCACATATCCATCACCTAACCAAATGGTTTAAAAGCAAGGCTGTTG GTGCAGAAGAGGAGGTCCCTTTGGAGTCGTTTACTTTTTATCTCAATGAACCTCTGAGCAAGGAAAGAGTAGAAGCCTTCACGGATGGAGTTTATGCTATTGTAGCAACCCTGTTAATTCTGGATATATG TGAAGATAATGTTCCTGATgctaaagaagttaaagagaaatACCACGGAAATCTCATCAGTGCTTTGAATGAATACGGTCCAAATTTCCTTGCCTACTTTGGCTCATTCGTAACTGTTGGCCTTCTCTGGTTTGTCCACCATTCACTGTTCCTTCACGTAACGAAAACGACTCGACTAATGGGTCTCCTTAATAACCTTTCCTTGGCTTTCATTGGAGGGCTCCCTCTTGCTTACCAGCTGACCAGTAATTTTGCAAAGAAGTCTCACAATGAAATAGAAGCCATCCAGGTCAGTTGTGTTACTATTTTTTTTGCTAGCATCTTCCAGTTCGGTATATGGGTTGCCGCTCTGTTCTACGAAAGAGAGACGTTGCATCCTTATGCCAGGTATGGTGGCAAAGAACATGCTTTTATGTTTGCCAAGCTCGCTCTCTACCCTTGTGTTTGCCTACTTGCCTTCTTCCTGACTTGTGTCCTCAGTGAATTGAGTGCCGATATCTTTCATCTCATGCAGATAATCGTCCCATTTGCCTTCCTTGTGTTGCGTATCTTTGTTAGAATAGCTTTGATGACAATCAAGCACGTAACATCCCTGTCCAGACGAAGGGACAACGtattggaagaagaagaagaagcatgtTTGTCTCCTCCTGAAACATTGTCATAG
- the TMEM175 gene encoding endosomal/lysosomal proton channel TMEM175 isoform X2 — MAEAGEAAAGPSPPPPPLLLGRARALGELGGGTQASQRLLAYSDALLSIIATVMILPVAHTKIHPDQKLNESVQQLLATKIAVYLMTFLIVTVAWAAHVRLFQVIELIDDVLALLNLACMMLITFLPYTFSLMASFPDVPFGIFMFSSCAVIIGIVQAVIVMYGFHHPYLLNHQIQVSEDQAFYKYHILKIILRGPTLSFFAAIFSFFFVPMSYVFLGLITFFPHIHHLTKWFKSKAVGAEEEVPLESFTFYLNEPLSKERVEAFTDGVYAIVATLLILDICEDNVPDAKEVKEKYHGNLISALNEYGPNFLAYFGSFVTVGLLWFVHHSLFLHVTKTTRLMGLLNNLSLAFIGGLPLAYQLTSNFAKKSHNEIEAIQIIVPFAFLVLRIFVRIALMTIKHVTSLSRRRDNVLEEEEEACLSPPETLS, encoded by the exons ATGGCCGAAGCCGGCGAGGCCGCGGCTGGcccctcgccgccgccgccgcccctgcTCCTCGGCCGGGCCCGGGCGCTGGGCGAGCTGGGCGGCGGCACTCAGGCCTCGCAGCGGCTCCTGGCCTATAGCGACGCGCTGCTCTCCATCATCGCCACCGTCATG ATTTTGCCAGTGGCTCATACAAAAATACATCCTGATCAG aaactcAATGAAAGCGTTCAGCAGCTCCTAGCCACCAAAATTGCTGTTTATCTGATGACATTTTTAATAGTGACAGTGGCTTGGGCGGCTCACGTCAG ACTTTTCCAAGTGATTGAACTCATAGATGATGTCCTTGCACTTTTAAATTTG GCCTGCATGATGCTGATTACGTTTTTGCCATACACG TTCTCCTTAATGGCCTCCTTTCCAGATGTCCCATTTGGCATTTTCATGTTTAGTAGCTGTGCTGTTATAATCGGCATTGTTCAG GCCGTCATTGTCATGTATGGGTTCCATCACCCATATCTACTTAATCACCAAATTCAAGTGTCTGAAGACCAAGCGTTTTATAAGTATCATATCTTGAAGATTATACTACGAGGACCAACACTtagcttttttgctgccatcttCTCATTCTTCTTTGTCCCGATG TCTTACGTGTTCCTAGGTCTCATTACATTTTTCCCACATATCCATCACCTAACCAAATGGTTTAAAAGCAAGGCTGTTG GTGCAGAAGAGGAGGTCCCTTTGGAGTCGTTTACTTTTTATCTCAATGAACCTCTGAGCAAGGAAAGAGTAGAAGCCTTCACGGATGGAGTTTATGCTATTGTAGCAACCCTGTTAATTCTGGATATATG TGAAGATAATGTTCCTGATgctaaagaagttaaagagaaatACCACGGAAATCTCATCAGTGCTTTGAATGAATACGGTCCAAATTTCCTTGCCTACTTTGGCTCATTCGTAACTGTTGGCCTTCTCTGGTTTGTCCACCATTCACTGTTCCTTCACGTAACGAAAACGACTCGACTAATGGGTCTCCTTAATAACCTTTCCTTGGCTTTCATTGGAGGGCTCCCTCTTGCTTACCAGCTGACCAGTAATTTTGCAAAGAAGTCTCACAATGAAATAGAAGCCATCCAG ATAATCGTCCCATTTGCCTTCCTTGTGTTGCGTATCTTTGTTAGAATAGCTTTGATGACAATCAAGCACGTAACATCCCTGTCCAGACGAAGGGACAACGtattggaagaagaagaagaagcatgtTTGTCTCCTCCTGAAACATTGTCATAG
- the TMEM175 gene encoding endosomal/lysosomal proton channel TMEM175 isoform X3, with protein MAEAGEAAAGPSPPPPPLLLGRARALGELGGGTQASQRLLAYSDALLSIIATVMILPVAHTKIHPDQKLNESVQQLLATKIAVYLMTFLIVTVAWAAHVRLFQVIELIDDVLALLNLACMMLITFLPYTFSLMASFPDVPFGIFMFSSCAVIIGIVQAVIVMYGFHHPYLLNHQIQVSEDQAFYKYHILKIILRGPTLSFFAAIFSFFFVPMSYVFLGLITFFPHIHHLTKWFKSKAVGAEEEVPLESFTFYLNEPLSKERVEAFTDGVYAIVATLLILDICEDNVPDAKEVKEKYHGNLISALNEYGPNFLAYFGSFVTVGLLWFVHHSLFLHVTKTTRLMGLLNNLSLAFIGGLPLAYQLTSNFAKKSHNEIEAIQVSCVTIFFASIFQFGIWVAALFYERETLHPYAR; from the exons ATGGCCGAAGCCGGCGAGGCCGCGGCTGGcccctcgccgccgccgccgcccctgcTCCTCGGCCGGGCCCGGGCGCTGGGCGAGCTGGGCGGCGGCACTCAGGCCTCGCAGCGGCTCCTGGCCTATAGCGACGCGCTGCTCTCCATCATCGCCACCGTCATG ATTTTGCCAGTGGCTCATACAAAAATACATCCTGATCAG aaactcAATGAAAGCGTTCAGCAGCTCCTAGCCACCAAAATTGCTGTTTATCTGATGACATTTTTAATAGTGACAGTGGCTTGGGCGGCTCACGTCAG ACTTTTCCAAGTGATTGAACTCATAGATGATGTCCTTGCACTTTTAAATTTG GCCTGCATGATGCTGATTACGTTTTTGCCATACACG TTCTCCTTAATGGCCTCCTTTCCAGATGTCCCATTTGGCATTTTCATGTTTAGTAGCTGTGCTGTTATAATCGGCATTGTTCAG GCCGTCATTGTCATGTATGGGTTCCATCACCCATATCTACTTAATCACCAAATTCAAGTGTCTGAAGACCAAGCGTTTTATAAGTATCATATCTTGAAGATTATACTACGAGGACCAACACTtagcttttttgctgccatcttCTCATTCTTCTTTGTCCCGATG TCTTACGTGTTCCTAGGTCTCATTACATTTTTCCCACATATCCATCACCTAACCAAATGGTTTAAAAGCAAGGCTGTTG GTGCAGAAGAGGAGGTCCCTTTGGAGTCGTTTACTTTTTATCTCAATGAACCTCTGAGCAAGGAAAGAGTAGAAGCCTTCACGGATGGAGTTTATGCTATTGTAGCAACCCTGTTAATTCTGGATATATG TGAAGATAATGTTCCTGATgctaaagaagttaaagagaaatACCACGGAAATCTCATCAGTGCTTTGAATGAATACGGTCCAAATTTCCTTGCCTACTTTGGCTCATTCGTAACTGTTGGCCTTCTCTGGTTTGTCCACCATTCACTGTTCCTTCACGTAACGAAAACGACTCGACTAATGGGTCTCCTTAATAACCTTTCCTTGGCTTTCATTGGAGGGCTCCCTCTTGCTTACCAGCTGACCAGTAATTTTGCAAAGAAGTCTCACAATGAAATAGAAGCCATCCAGGTCAGTTGTGTTACTATTTTTTTTGCTAGCATCTTCCAGTTCGGTATATGGGTTGCCGCTCTGTTCTACGAAAGAGAGACGTTGCATCCTTATGCCAG ATAA